Proteins encoded in a region of the Diabrotica virgifera virgifera chromosome 4, PGI_DIABVI_V3a genome:
- the LOC126882881 gene encoding uncharacterized protein LOC126882881 has protein sequence MLKKILVLCLVCNACMAYTATISQAAVSNNNNNIGTISAILKEILKITGIVTANNASILQNATVHVATIFSNVLPPLPPGLPPLNLDEVILSVFKWFQDILIWYATVIKKLEDSLKLPSLQSLPNVPGNFTIDETGKSITDWATVNQKSIQAAIDEALKGVEPFPPYPDIFPKIAKQYVDYLQVIPDSIREVIKNTVKSIGEEINKMVQDMIKDAVKAAIPQALNIPKIQLFPNNTLPKLFGF, from the exons ATGCTCAAGAAAATTTTAGTTTTGTGTTTGG TTTGCAATGCCTGTATGGCATACACAGCAACTATATCTCAAGCAGCTGTTAGcaataataacaacaatataGGAACTATATCTG CCATTTTGAAGGAAATACTTAAAATTACTGGCATAGTGACTGCAAATAATGCGTCCATTTTACAGAATGCAACAGTACACGTTGCCACGATATTTAGTAACGTACTTCCACCGTTACCGCCCGGTTTGCCACCATTAA acCTAGATGAAGTTATTCTCTCAGTTTTTAAATGGTTCCAGGATATTTTAATATGGTACGCCACTGTAATAAAGAAATTAGAAGACTCTTTGAAACTTCCATCGTTACAGAGCTTGCCAAATGTTCCTGGTAATTTCACAATTG aTGAAACAGGAAAATCTATAACAGACTGGGCAACTGTTAATCAAAAAAGTATACAGGCGGCAATTGATGAAGCGCTTAAAGGAGTAGAACCTTTTCCTCCTTATCCAG atataTTTCCAAAAATTGCCAAGCAATACGTAGATTACCTTCAAGTCATCCCAG ATTCAATAAGAGAAGTCATCAAGAATACAGTAAAATCAATTGGGGAAGAAATCAACAAAATGGTTCAAGATATGATTAAAGACGCCGTTAAAGCAGCTATCCCACAAGCGCTGAACATTCCTAAAATACAACTATTTCCAAACAATACGTTACCAAAACTATTTGGTTTTTAG